ACTCTTCAAGAAACATATTCCAATTGTGAAACCTATTCCAGTGTATAAGCCTATTCCAAAACCAATTCCAATCGTAAAGCCTATTTATAAGCCAGTTCCTATTTATAAACCAATCCCAAAACCCGTAATAGTGAAAAAACCGGTCCCTATTCCAGTATTCAAGCCGGTTCCAAAGCCAATTCCAATTGTTAAGCCTATTCCGGTTTTTAAACCTATTCCAAAACCAATTCCAATTGTTAAACCTATTTATAAGCCGGTTCCCATATATAAGCCAATTCCAAAACCAATATTTGTTAAACcataccctaaaaaaccttatTTTCCTCCACAGAATAGTCCTTAAGTTATTGAAACAGAAGAAAAgggaattatatattaattaattaaatatcatCAATTCAAAAAACCCTTTCTCCCACCATTACCATTTCACAAGGCAATTCCAACTCCATTATTATATTAGATGATG
This region of Arachis hypogaea cultivar Tifrunner chromosome 8, arahy.Tifrunner.gnm2.J5K5, whole genome shotgun sequence genomic DNA includes:
- the LOC112707667 gene encoding uncharacterized protein, with protein sequence MMMMHNTFMRFLIPLLVLATFCLANSAIATSQVSENEVKLGDQELAKTKPEVHNEEEKFLFHHHKSLFKKHIPIVKPIPVYKPIPKPIPIVKPIYKPVPIYKPIPKPVIVKKPVPIPVFKPVPKPIPIVKPIPVFKPIPKPIPIVKPIYKPVPIYKPIPKPIFVKPYPKKPYFPPQNSP